Below is a window of Sciurus carolinensis chromosome 6, mSciCar1.2, whole genome shotgun sequence DNA.
gtattgccaggcgtggtggcgcatgcctgtaattctagaggcttgggaggctgaggcaggagagtcacaaatttgaagccagcctcagtaacagcaaAGTggtaagcaactcattgagatcctgtctctaaataaaatacaaaaaagggctggggatatggctcagtggttgagtgtccctgggttcattcccagcacctaaataaacaaataaaaataaataaataacactttaaaatgatatggtaggactgggaatatagctcagtttgtagagtgcttgcctgtcaagcataaggccctgggttcaatccccagcatcgcccaaaaaaaaaaaaaaaaaaaaaagatatggtaTTTATAAACTGTACACAACCTCCTATTTACTTCAACTCATCTCTAGATTCCTTATACTACTTAACAGAATGGAAAGGCTAGGCAAATATTTGTTGTATTGTATTGTTTTGCTTatagaataatgacaagaaaaaatgtttgcaTATATGTTCAGGACACATGCAAttcttttttgaatatttgtgATCCATGGTTGATTGAATCTGTGGATTTACATCCCAGAGATACAGAGGGTCAACTGTATTCAGCTTCAGGCTCAGCTCAGATAGCACTTGCCTGCTAGGAAGCCCTCCCTGACACCCTGCACTGCCCCCACActgcttctttcttctctgaGCTCCTGGGCCACATGGAAGCCCCCTGTTCCCGCATTATTGTGCAGCCTCTCCCAGCGCCAAGCACCATCCCCAAAGCGCAAAATGAACTTTAAGATGACAATCAGCTGATGCCACTCCCCTGCCCCAAACCTTGCCAGTATTCTCATTACTTACAGCGAAGTCCAGGCTGGGAGCAGAGCCTAGAGGCTCTGAGATTCAACTTCCTCCTCATCCCTCACTGACCTCATCCTGCCTCTCTCCCTTTTGTTCCCATCACCCTGCTGTTTGCACCACAAACCAGACAAGCTGGTTCCTGCTTTTGAGCCTTTGCATTTGCTGTTCTCTTCATCTGAAAGTTCTTCTCCACATTtatccccccttttctttttcttgctggagattgaacccagggcctcatccatgataggcaagggctctaccatgAACTACACCCCCAAGCCTTACCCCATATCTTGACTCTTCATTGAGACCTCAGCTCAAATGCCTCTTCCTTCAGAGACCATGACCCCCCTGGAAAACAGCCTTTTCCATCTCTATTGCATTGCCAACTTTGCTGTTCCCTTGGCAGTTACCTTGCCCATTCTCCAAATTTATCcccctcattcatttattttacattacccaTCTCCCCGTTCTGGGCTGAGAGCCCCCTGAGATCAGGATCCATCTCTACTTGCCTCACCCTTGTTATCCCTTGGCACACAGAAGGGGATTAATGTCTATTTGTCGATTAAATTAAACCATGGCCTCTGATAATCACCGCTTGCTAGAATGGAACTACAGTCAGAGGAAGCCCCAGTTCCTCAGCTGTCAGTACCTCAGGAACTTCCAAAGTTACCTGGTCCAAATCCTTCTTTGTTCATGTGGGGAAAGAGGCTCACAGATGGTAGGCAGTGGCAGGACTTGGCCAGATCTGGAAGGAACCCATCCTGGAGCCCTACCCAATCCTGCAGTCTTCCCACCCACTGCTTACAGCTCACCAGTGTTGATGACCTTCTGGATGACCTTGGCCACCTGGCCCTTCAGCAGGGAGTTGAGCATCTTGaccaggaggatgaggcaggtgCACAGGAGCACCAGGGAACCAGCCAGCAGGATAAGCCCCACAGCCAGGTCAGGCAGACCCGTGTCCACGAAGATGTGATTGCCTGCAGTAGTGGTGTCAAGCTGTTGAGAGCTGACCCACATACTTGGCTCCCACCTTCAACACCCCTTGGGCTGTGAGCCTAAAGCCCCACCTTTTGGGTTACCAGCCCTGACCCAAGCCCAGGAGCTAGACTTATTGACAGCTGTCTTTCCTGGGGCTGGACACAGCAGTGGCTGGGCAAGAAATGGGGATACCTCCCATATTGCAGGTACTTACATTTCTCCATGGTGGCATTTCCAAGGGTCTGGCTGGCATTGGTCTCTGCCCTGGACATGGAGGTAGAAGCCTATATTAAGAAGAAAGTGACTTAGAGAATCTATGAAAACAGCTAAGGTTGGGGGCTAAGATGGGAAAGTTGGAGATAGGTCTCCAGGCTCTGTGCTCATGGACAGGTCTCTTGTCCTCTTTGAGCCTGTCTCCTCCACTGAAAAAAGTGTGAATGAAAACCTTGCCACACAAGCATCTGGCTGCAGTAGGTCCCCTGCATATTCTGTCCATTATTCCACTGACCTGGATCCCTGGGACCAGTAGGGGCCCTTGATTGCCAAATTCAGGAGCAtcttgtctttgttttcctttacctCTCAGCGGCAATGGATGCCTGGACCATGAGCCCCCTTTTCTGAAAACTCTCCCTTCTCCATTTTTTATTATCAGTCCCTTTCTTGGTgcccttccctctttcccaggACACCCTTGGTCCAAAGGCAGTTTGTCAGCTCCATTCTCTTTGTGCTCAGTTCCTTACCCTGAAGGTATCAAATGGGGAGGGAACAAGTGGTGGGGTCCAGCCCCCACATCTCTTCCTTTCCCACCTACTATCAGTGAAATGAGGGTGTCTCCTAGGGATGCCCAGATTCAGAGAGCCACAGGACTAGGAAAGTAACCTAAACTCAAGGCCTAGATGAGTTGTGGAGGTGGTTGGAGAGTGTGTGCTGGGCCTATAGGGACAGTAACTACTTAGATCTTGGCCACTATCCCCATGCAGGAACATAGTCCAGCATAGCCCAATTCTACAAGAGAAACAAGAATTCTGAACTTTTATGCTGCAACCACCCTGAGATATACTTTATAATTCTAGGAAGCACAATTCTAGGGTCAGCAGAAGCAGTAGCCTGTCTGGCCTCTGGACCACCTATTTGTAGCCTCATTGGGTAGCCTCATTGCATTATCCAAAATGCAACCCCAGGCTCCTTACCTTTCCCCAAAGAACCCAGAAACAACAGAGTACTTGGTGGGCTTGCCTGGGGAGGAGcccatttcacaaaagaagaattgGGCCTCTGTAAAGAGTGGTAACTCCCAGAGCCACACATCAGCAAGGGCCACCAGGATCCCAAGTAAAATGCAAGAGCTATTTCTCCCCGTTTTCTCCTTCTGCCTCTCTTTGGAGCTGGTATGAGCTCATTCCCCCAGGGGCTCTGTGTTAGGGACCCTCTGACCTCCCTCTGTTGCTGAAGGTCAGGGCTTAGGTCAAGTACTGGCACCTCGATGCTTACAGTTTCTTTAGGTTTTGTTCCAAACTGTGTGCCATTTAAATAATGTatgatgggctggggatgtagctcagtgatatggCATTTACCTAATATGCAAagaccctgggttagatcccagcaccacagggggGAAAAAGATGTAGAGAAGAACTGTTATGGCATCTGGTTTTAACATCAGGGTTTATTTTAGTGGGATGTGTTCCCTCAAATGAGACAATGTACTCATTTGTGTTCTCAGTTTGCTGTGTCTGACCCTTGGGGCCTGAATTACAGGTCAAGACATAGAGAGAAAATCATCTCTGATGGCTAGAATGGAAAACCAGGCTGGGAAAGTGATGGCAGCTACTGTGTCAGTAAGGGAGAGAGCCAGGTGTTTGCTGTTGGGCAGATATGAGTTCaaattctgctcttttttttttttttttttttttttgtctttcagtactgggggttgaatccaggggcactgtaccactgagctacatccccagtccttttaattttttaatcttgagccagggtctcactaaattgaccaggctggctctaacttatgatcctcctgcctcagcccttcAAATTTCTGGGATTCTggtcatgtgccactgtaccaggcCAATCCTGCTTCTTATACCAACTACTTGGATCAGTCAAGCTACCTCTGAACCAGTTTTCTTTAAAGCAGGATAATGAAAGAGCAATTGTAAAGGTTACAGAATATATATGTAGTGCCCTCATTGCAGGGCTTGGTCCATGACAAGCTTTCAGTGAATTGTGTCTCCAAATAAGCAATAGATGATTTCCCTCCCTGGGCCCATCCAGGATCCTGTGGAATGTGGTTGAATTCCTAGGTCAGGACCAATGGCTCTTGCAGACCAATGGCTCTTGACCCTGTGGGGAGGAGCTTGGTGGACCTTCCCCATGGGCTGCCTAGCCTGGGGGCCTAGGGAGCAGATGACTACCTGAGATAATTGAGTACCTGACCAATATGTCCCCACTAACCTTCCCTGGTCTAGGTCCAGGGATCTCCTAGGGGAGGGCTTGGGGGATCCTGGAGAGGCTAGAGGATGATGAGGAGCTTTGCTGGGATCCCACCTTAGAGTTGGCAAAATCAGGGACAGGGTAAGGCCAAGGacctttgatttttggtgtttgttgttttgttttgggtgctgagattgaagccagggcctcatgcgtgctaaaCATAaaccttaccactgagttatttcCCAAGTCCCACTCTGGAGTTTTAGaatcttgatttttctatttggGGGTGAATCCACAGGGGAAGTTAGAGATCCTAAAGAGCAAGAGGGGAATGTAGAGGCAGCAGGAGGACAGAGAAGTGGGTAGCCTGAAAAATCAGCTCAGGGCAACCAAGGGAAGGGAGCATACCCTGGGGCTTTCTTGCAGGACAAAGGGAGCTGGTGGAAACTCCAGCCTAAATAATAGAGCTTTAAGGCCCAGGATCAGGAACATATTCCTAGGATGTGAGCATCTTGCCTGGGCCGGGGGTGGAGGGGGAAGTTGGAGGAGCAAGAGACTGTGGAGGGTAGGTGTTGAGGGAGGAACAGAATAAATGGACCTTCCATAGCCCTGGGCTCACCCTCCAGCTGAGTCATTTTCAGCTGTGTGACACTGGACCACACACTTaagcctctgggcctcagtcccCCTCTCCAAGACATGAGGTCTATAATGCTGTGCGACTTTCCCTGGGGGCTAGTTTGGAAGCATCTTGGAAGAGGGAGTTGGGATTTTAATGCCTGCAGGGACACGCCCAATTAAGGAGACGCTTCTGGAAACGGAAGGAGGTTATTAAGCTCACAGAGGACTGCTGGGCTCCAAGAATCCCTTCCCAGGGGAGAAACACACGATGTGTGCCAGCGATATAGTTTCGCCCTGGAGGAAGGGGAGCTCCAGGTCTTTGTTCTTCTGAAAGCCTTGAGAACACCGGACCAGCAGCGCCATCTGGTGGCTACGAGGAGTACTCCTCAGAATAACACCCACCCGCCACCCTTGGAGCGTCTCAGGTTACTCTGTGGCATTCAAGACTGACCGGCAGAATGGGAAATGAATGGGACCCCAGACAGGAATCTGGGAGAGGTAGCTAGATGAGGAGTCAGGATTCTACCAGGACTTGCGCCCTGTTTTCTCATCCGTTAAATGGGAACATGATAATCCTTAGGTTCCGTGTTGCAAGTCCTCAAAAGATGTTTGTTTAAACCAGGCAAGTATGGTTGGCAATCCACAATGTAACCACACAAGAAGGTAATTCCTAGGGTAGTGCCAGGTTCTTGGAACATCCAGAAGTGTTTGAAAAATCagtctctgtttttttctttctccagacTCCTATCCTTTCCTTGGTAACATAGGTTTCCTGGAGAATGGTTTGGGCAAAGTCAGGTCCCACGTGGTGAAAGCTGGAGGCAACGAGAAGTGCATGGAAGTATAGAGGAACTTTGTGGTCAAAGGCAAAACCTGGGTGCAGTCTTTGGTACAGAAGCCACCAACGCATATCACAAGAGCACACACATTGCTGCATGAGTCACATTCCCACAGGGACAGTCCCAGAGGGAGGGTGAGAGCAGGGATCTCagatcccccacccccagctacTTTTCAAGTCAAGAAAATCCAATCTGCTGTTCAGGAATAGGTTTCCTGGTAGAGTGGGGACATGAAACCAGTGCTTTGGCAAGTGATAGCTGGGGCGGAAGAGAAAAAACCGGAGGACAACCTCAGCCAGGTGAATTTGGACGGTTACTTCACACCGCTGAGCTTCGGTACCATTAGTGTAAAATGGGGCCTGCTGTCCTTTTCACCAGGAGGATTAcactgggtgaggtggcacattcTGCAAACGGGGACCTCAGTACTGCTCAATGCTGCAGCAGGTGGACAGTGGGCATCCCAGAGGAAGTGAGGGATGAGGAACAGAGCTCTCTTCcatgatttgtttttttgtgtgaaGATCAAAGTGTGATTTCTCTCTCTTGGCTTTTGCATTGAAAGTAGAGAGGCTGTGGTGTTTCAGAGAACTCGAAGAGTGCCCAGAGAGCTCTTGGTTGACATATTAAAGAGGTCACAAAACCAGCTTCAAAGCTGCCTGCATGGGTTTTTTTTATGTCAAACTGCCTTGAACTCTCAGAAGGCCTGATCTGGATCACTGTGCCACTTCAGATGCAAAGGAACACTGTAGGCCACTCGATTGAGTGTTTTCTGTTCATGCTGGGATAAAGGTCCAGTAACATCAAGTAGTAAGTGGAGAGAATGAGGGCAAAGGGCTATGTTGTGGGCGTCAGATTTCCTCGTAGCTTGTTCTAAATGGAGTCACTTCTTAAATGTAGCAGGCAAATTTGGGAGATCATGGTTGTGATGGAGCATTTTCCGTTTTATGACTGAGTAAGAAAGTGTGCTAATTGCTTGTGTCTTTGTTAGCCTGGTGTAATGGCTGTCCATGAGTGTCCAACCAATCCCAACAGTGTTGTATTCCAGGCAGCAAAAACCATGCAAAAGGACAAGGGACTCACACCTGTGACAGTCTCCAGAAGGAGCCCCTATGCCAGCAAAAGTGTCTCCAAGGAGGTCTCCATGCAGCAGTTCACCTGACCTGCTCCTGAGCCAGATTCCCATTCATCCTactcttcctgcttcctccccACATTACCTGGGCCCCAAAACATGGTAGAGCTGAGTCACTAACCCCACTGGTACATTGACAGAGTAGGACAAGTTCTGACAAGTCTTTTCACCTCTTTGAACCTGTGTCTCTACCTGCGAAAACAGAGGGTTGAACTAGATCAGTGGTTCCCAAACTTGAGCGTGGAGCAGATCCAGAGGGTTTGTTGAAGCACCCTGAgtttttctgattcagtaggtccagGGAAGAATGTATATCCAATCTGCACCTGATTTGTACCCACTTTGCATCTCCAATATGTTCCCAGGTGGtattgatgctgctggtccagagAAAACACTTTGAGAATCTTTAGGCTAGATCCCAGTGCCAACTCTCATTGATTGGTGATGTCTGCCTAAAGCAGTGTGTGAGTCTTAGAGTGATTAGCAATATCTGCCATGGGCAGTGTCACAGAAAAAATGCCACATATGTACTCTGTCCTGGCTAAATGATCCCCAAGTTCTACTGAAACCAATAGGCCAGGTCTGGGACTCACCTCCAAAGGGTCTGGGTAGCACCAGATTCGAATGAGACTGTGGTTCCTCAGGGACTCATCCCCTGTGGCAATGCTGGTTATCACAGACTTGTCCAGCTGTGGGCAGGATGAGGACAGAGGGAATGAGGGTGAGGGCTCTTATTATCCTCCACCCCATGTCAGGTGCTGCCCCCCACCTGGATAATGAGCTTTGTGAAGGGCTCCGTGATGATCTTGAGGAGGTCAGGGGCATCGCGGCCACCGCGGATGTTGAAGGAGGCGACCACGAGTCCAGTGACATGGTGCAGGTAGCCCGTGGCAGCCTCAAGGGGCAGCAGGACCAGAACGGACAGCCAGTTAAAGCAGTCGTGCACTGTGGCCCCCGCGAAGGCCCTGGACAGGGAGGCTACGTTGCAGGGCAGCCTGGAGTCTGGGTGTGCTCATGCTGGGGCTCCTGGCCTCCGGGGCTGCCCCCCCCATAAGCATAAGCCTCCACCCTCCTACCCTGCCTCACCGCCGGAAGTCAGTCCTGTCTCCTGCCTGCATCAAAGCCACGATGGTGTTGGTGACAGAGGTGCCGATGTTGGAGCCCATGATGATAGGGATAGCTGAGCTCACCTCCAGCACTGATAAAAGCAGGAACCTCTTAACTAACTGGTTGGAAGCCACCCAGCTTCACCCCCACAAGAGCTCCTGCCAGACCCATGACCCATGTCCCAGCCCCAGACAGCCTTTTCTGCCATACTCTTGATTGCCAAGACTGAACATCACAGGTCCAcatgggcatgtgtgtgtattcacaAGTGTGTGTCCTTGCACTCAAGTGACTAGAGGTGAATGAGTGCATGTGTGAGAGTGCATTATTTGctatttgcaaatatatatttgtgcTTGTGTATGCACAGACACATGGAGTGATGGCTGGTTTTATGTCAACTTGGCTAGTCTACAGTACCCGGTTATTCAGTCTAGCACTAATCTAGGCTGGTGTTTCTGTGCAGCTATTTCATAGCTGTGATTGTCATCAGTTGCCTttaagtaaaggaaataattcttGATAATCTAGGTGGGTCTCATCCAATGGGATGAAAGACCTGAAGAGATAAACTGAGGTTTCCCTAAGGAAGAAATCCTACCTGTGGACTACAGCATTGGCTTCTGCCTGAGAATTCTAGCTTACCCTTCCAGATGGCCTGCCTGTGAATTTCAGACCTGACCAGCCAGTCTCAATTCTGTAAGTCAATTCTTTACAAtgaattatatgtacatatatgtatctcCCACAGATTTGGTTTCTCTCACTGATGCAATGATGCAATGTGTGGCCGTGTGGTCATATGAAGATAAGCCTCTCTCAGGCTGTGTTCCCCCATTTGCACCCTTCCCAGCTTCCTGGGGTACCCCTTCTGGCTCAGACTCTTGACCAGGCTTTAGAGGACAAAGTGGAAGATGATGGAACCCTGCCCTTTGTCTTCAGCTCTGTCTCCTCTCCTGCCCCCATCCCTCAACCCTGACATGCTACCTTAGCCCCCTAACCAGTACCACCCAGCCCCTGGACTCTTTTTTGAGCCCTGCTAAGCCAACTCACAGCCAGAGGAAACCATGCTGACAATGATGGATGTAGATGTGCTGGAGCTTTGCACCAGCACGGTCACCAGAATCCCTACCACCAGTCCTGCCACGGGGTTGGACAGGATGGCATTGTCCTTGAAGATGTCACCAGCCACCTTCCCTGGGAAGCACAAGCCAGCATTGTCCAAGGTTCTTCCGATGCCCTTCCCCATCCCTCTCCACCCAGGCCCTACCTCCAGCCAGCTGGAAAGCTGAGCTGAGCACATCCAGGGAGCAGACAAAGAGGTAGAGGAAGGCCAGCATCAGCGGCACCTTGAGGAGCATCACACCAGCTTGGTGCAGCTTCTGGGCCAGCCCAGGCTCTGGAGGTGGGCCAGGCATGAGCAAAGTGGTTTGGAGACCAAAGCAGTGACTGCCCACAtccttgccaccctcctgccctggcccACCTGGCTTCTGTTCCTCCTCCAGGGCCAGCTTGGCAGGTAGTGGGTCATGGCAATCCAGGACCTCCCCATAGGGGCAGTTGTGCTCTGTGAGGGCTACTGGGCTCAGGGTGGGGAAGGCATAGGCAGATGTCCCTGGGATCCTGTGCAggactggggagggaggctggtcAGAAGTTAACAGAGGACCCAGCAGCCCAGGGATGCAGCCCAGGGATGAGGCAGGTGGAGGAATAGGGACCTCACCCAAGATGTGGGCAACTGTGGGCAAGTGGGGTTCATGGTGTGGGAACAGCACTCACCTTGTGGGCTGGGCACATAGGCAAAGGCTGCCCCATGTACCATGTGCCCCGCACGGACTGGAAGTGGGGAGACGGCAGGGGCCCCCAGCCTCTCTCCATAGGACATCATCCTGGATACCTGCATGTCAGGGAGCAGTGCTGAATGACAATGGCTGTGTCCtggacacacactcacacacatgcagatGAGCACCCATTGTGTGTGGTCCCATCCAACCTCCTCCCTAGATACAGCCGAGAAGCACCTCAGAGCTCAGCACCAATTTGATCAtctgtttattcattcagcaagttttattttgtgtgtgtggtattggggattgaacccagggcctcacacatgcttaggCATGTGCTCTTACCACGGAGCAGCATCCTCAGCCCCCGAAGAATTATGatgattgatgatgatgatgatgatgatgatgatgctacTGGGGTGAACTCAAGGGCTGCTTTACCATTAAGCTGCACCCCTAACCCATTTtgatttgagacaaggtcttgctcaTTTGCTTaagttatcctcctgcctcagcctctcaagttcaCTCTACCCAGGCTGTGAGCTAGATACTGGGGTACAGTGGTGATTCAAGACAGAAATAGCCTCTGCCTCAGAAAGCTTAAAGTCTAGTGGGAAAGCAGATATCAATGAGTTAATCTCTTGGTGGATGGAAAGTGGCAATAGGGGTGTTTTGATAGATACAGATACCATTAGAGTACCCCACAGCAGGGTGTGGGCTCACAGGGGAACAAAGAAACAAGCTGAGATGAACAGCAAGGAGGAGGTAACTGGGTGCAGAGGAAGAAGGGCACGAGTGCATGGGGAAGGAGCCCGACTACTCAGGAACTGAGATGGTGGCCATACATAAGCTGGAGAGAGCCAGGGAACAGGTGGTGTTAGCAGAGGCTACAGGTGTGGGCCATGGATTTTTCCCCCCTATCCTGAGAGCAGAGAGGAACCATGAACACCTATAGGCTCATGAAATCAGGTGAGGGCAGGTTTGAGGGAGGGTTTCCCTCTGAGGGAGGGTTTCCCGTCCTGGATCCTAAGGTCCTGGATTCCCCATCTGCCCCCGCAAGTGGCAATGAATAAACACTGAGAGTGTTTTCCATGAACAAGGCTTGACCAGGACCTCTTAGATACCTCCTGCACTGTCCCAGGAGCTCTTGGCTATTGGAGTGGGgtacctcagcctcctcagcatCTCTCCCCATTGTTGCAGGGGTCCTTGACTATTGGAGTAGGGGAGGGTGCGGAGCTGAATTTCAAATCCCAGAAGAgtgctgggactgtagctcagtgaacagaacaaaacaaaaaatcaaaccTAGGGAGAGCATCAGCTCCTTTACTTTGGTAGAGTGAGACAGGCTGGGCTGAGACTGAGATGCTACTGGAAGCAGGAAATGGCAGCACAGATAGAGCAGAGGCAGGGGCTGAGTGAGGCTGTTTCCTTTTAAGAGTTAAGGGGGTGGGGGTTGGAGTAGGATATGAGGCTCCTGGACTCACCTTGAGGTTCTTTGTTCCAGCTTCTGTTCAAAAGCTCAGAGAAGCCTGTAGGGGCCTATGGAAGAGCTGGGACCCTCTTCTTTATACCTTTGGGTCAAGGGCAAAGTCCCTAGAACCCTAGCTACCCTCCCTCTGTTCCCCGATTAACCTCACCCCTGAGATTCCTCCCAGTTAATTGCTAATCGCTGACTCTGCAGGGGGAGTCTGTGGTCATGCTCTCCCTACTCCACATAGACACTCAGCCTAAAGCAGTACCCTGCCAGGGTGCAGACACATCCGCTGCTCCCACACACCTTGTTCCCAAGGTCCTGAAAGAGATTATATGgcccctgtcccttcccttctttcttggCCTGACTGAACTCCACAGAGAGTGACCCAAACATTCTATGGCCTTTTCATGTATCTGGGTATCTATGGTATTTCTGTGATGTTCAGAGATGGAATATGGGATGGAGAAAGCATGGGAGATAAACCCGGAGAGGTTGGGTAGTGTTGACTTGTGGAGGGTCTCTAGTGCCTGACCATGGATCCAAGAAGCGAGACTGTTACCAGAGTCCTTGGGATAAGACCCAGCCCCAATGGTCCAGGCTCTGCCACCCATTCCAATATGCCAATCAAAGAGAGGAGTGGTGGTAAAGGGCAGTGTGGCCGTGCCAGCAAGAACAGATACAGGAACACGGGAAGCAAAGATCTGTTTTCAAGGAGCTGAAGAAACTTCCAGTTTTGTGAAAAAGGAGGAACAAGGGTTGGGGGCTTGCATGGCTGGGGGTTTTGCATAGCTGGCAGAGTAGGTCATTTTGGTCAGGCCTtggtctggttgatcattatctcagTACTGGTTCTGTGAAACTTTGAGAAGAACATCAATGCTTGAGCAGGCAATTGGGCTCCTGCTTAAGGGGGCAGTTCTGGTTTCATCATGGGGTCATTGCTGCCACTTGTTGGGGGGACAATCCCATCATGGGGTGATATGTTCTGTGAAGCCCACTGTTGCTCGGGGGCAGTTTGGGTCCCTTGTCATAAAGATGCTTatcaattatggcatttgcaggcaaatggatgaaattggagaatatcatgctaagtgaaataaaccaatctcaaaaaactaaaggacgaatgatctcactgataagcggatgaggacatataatgggggggtgggaggggttagcattagggttagggtttggtttagggtttgggataaggagggtggtaagaatggaggaaggaaggactgactgtatagagggaaaagaggggtgggaggggtgggaggggtgggggggaagggaaaaaaataacagaataaatcaaacaacattaccctatgtaaatttatgattacacaaatggtatgccttgactccatgtacaaacagagaaacaacatgtatcccatttgtttacaataaaaaaaaaaaaaaaaaaagatgcttatcAACCATGCctgttgttcctggaatccaagatAACCGCAGAAGAAAGTGACTCAGAAGCGGGTGGGAGTGGGGGGGAGTTAAAAAGGCAAATGGAGTCAGAGAAGGACAAAATGGAGTTGGTTAGGTCAGTGACAGGCCCCTCCTTCAGGACTATGAGAATGTGAAGTCACTGGCCAGACTGGGAAGTGCTTCATCTGCATTTTAGATTGGTTCCTCTGGCTTGGGGTTGTAATGTGTCAAAAGGGAGGGGATCtatgctgggcgcagtggtgcacgcctgtaatctcagtggcttgggaggctgaggagggaggatcacaagttctagaccagcctcagcaactcagcaagatcccctaccactgagctgtaaaaaataaaaagagctggggatgtggctctgtggttaagcaccctggtttcaatccttggtaccaaaaaataaaataaaataaataaattaaatgaaggggatctggaagcagagagaccagTTA
It encodes the following:
- the Slc34a1 gene encoding sodium-dependent phosphate transport protein 2A yields the protein MMSYGERLGAPAVSPLPVRAGHMVHGAAFAYVPSPQVLHRIPGTSAYAFPTLSPVALTEHNCPYGEVLDCHDPLPAKLALEEEQKPEPGLAQKLHQAGVMLLKVPLMLAFLYLFVCSLDVLSSAFQLAGGKVAGDIFKDNAILSNPVAGLVVGILVTVLVQSSSTSTSIIVSMVSSGLLEVSSAIPIIMGSNIGTSVTNTIVALMQAGDRTDFRRAFAGATVHDCFNWLSVLVLLPLEAATGYLHHVTGLVVASFNIRGGRDAPDLLKIITEPFTKLIIQLDKSVITSIATGDESLRNHSLIRIWCYPDPLEASTSMSRAETNASQTLGNATMEKCNHIFVDTGLPDLAVGLILLAGSLVLLCTCLILLVKMLNSLLKGQVAKVIQKVINTDFPAPFTWVTGYFTMVVGAGMTFVVQSSSVFTSAITPLIGLGVISIERAYPLTLGSNIGTTTTAILAALASPKEKLSSSFQIALCHFFFNISGILLWYPLPCTRLPIRMAKALGKRTAKYRWFAVLYLLVCFLLLPSLVFGISMAGWQAMVGVGAPFGALLAFVALINILQSRNPGRLPKWLQTWDFLPHWMHSLQPLDRLITRATLCYARPEPRSPQLPTRVFLEELPPATPSPRLALPTHHSATRL